TTCGGGTATTACGGCCCGTACAAGATCATTGCAAAGGTGGGGGCTGTCGCCTACAAGCTGGATCTTCCATCCACAAGTAAAATCCACCCGGTGGTGCACGTCTCCCTACTGAAGAACGCAGAAGGCGCTGAGGTACAAGCAAACCCAGACTTACCCCCTACTAACGAGATCTTGCAGGCGGAGCATGTGCCAATAGCTGTTCTCGCCACCAAGCAAGTCAGAATGGCGAACAAGGAGAACACTCGCCTGTTGCTCCATTGGGAAGGACTGCCGGCATCGTTGGCAACCTGGGAAGATCCCGCTCGTCTGCAACAACAGTTCCCTGCCACTCCGCCTTGGGGTCAAGGCGGCACTCAAGGAGGGGTGAATGTCACGACTGACATGGCGACCCCGCAGCCTCTACAGGGCGCTGACGAGATGGGGCCACAAGTTCGGAGAACGTGGAGGAGAAGGAAAGCAGTGCGCTTACAGGTGGACCCGAGATGGCAGGGTAGTAGGTGTGAGTGGGTGGGCTGCGGCCGCGTTGTACTTAAGCCTCACGGCTGTGTGAGTGCGGGATATGAATGAACTAGCATCAAAACAGATCGAGAAGCTGTTCTTCTTTTATCGGCCTCCTTTCTCCTTCTCCCAGATCCCCTTCCCTGCCAATCATCCTCTCCTACTCCCTCCCTAGATCGGGTCTGTTACAGTGGCCTGACTAGCTGAGTGCCGGTGGCCGGTGGGCCGTCCCGACATGGGAGGGGAGTGGGAAGCCGGCGGCTGATGTGCACTGCCGGAACCTAAACTCCTCGGCTGAGTGCTTTGTTCGAGGAATGACCGAACGAGTAGCTTCCGTGCTAGGCGTGCGAGAGCGAGGCTGCTGcgttcctttctgttttatttttatatcAGGCATTCAAGCTGCTGCGTTCCTATTCTGCAGATCGGTATATGTCATGTTAGGGTAGCGTTGTGTGCTAGGCTTTATAAAAAAAAGTAGCTTCAACCCTGGGCGGGCCACGGCCCATTGAGCCTTGCTGAAGCTCCGCCAGTGCCTGGAGCAATGCGACCAGCTTAAATAGTCGGGTCGTCCAAAAAGATAAACTTTGGTTATCATTGTGCAAGATATAGACTGTACTATGAATCTTCTCTTCTTATACGGATAGAAGATTCGTCTTGTGGGAAGATTCATAGTCACACTCTGTATCCCTTTGATGGCTGCTTGGCTCCTTTTTAAATCATTTCGTCAAGTTCCATCGGTCCATATTGTCATGTCTGGGTCGCTTTTTTTTACCGTTCACTGACCGTGCCGTCCGCCCGGTCGTTTGAGGCtcctggctgtagatgctctaagaggaTGTGTGAAAACAAATGATAATTGTGAGTGTGAGAGAAGAAAGATAAGGAAGGATGAGACAGTCTATAAGATAGCATTCTAATTTTGTATAGATATAGTATATGCCTGTAaagtttatataaaaaagataaagataaagaaaattaaaataaaaacaaattatGAGTTGAAAATTACACCTCAAAATCTGAACATATGATGGGGAGCATTAAAAATGAGACtcataaaacagaaaaacaaattGATAGCTTCATTAGTGTAAAAAAAACTTGGACTTCATAAACTTTGTCTTGGGCAAACACACATGCATATGCTTGTAATTATTATAACCTAACTAATGAAGATATAGTTACATGCATAAGTAACCATGATTGACATGATGTGGCGTGTCAGAAACATGGAGATTCAGTGGGGTGGCCGGCTTGGAGGATGAAGCTAATTAAGAGGTAGGGTGTAGAAGTCGAGCAACTGAGAATGGGGAGGACCAATTGGATGATGAGAATGACAAAAGCTGAAGAAACACAGCCGGCGAAGGTCGCAGGCGGCagatggcggcggccggaggaaaCCTGGAGATGTTGGCGTCTACCGGGCTTGGAGGTGGTGACGGGCGACCGTGAGGGAGCAACGGTCGCAGAGCAGCTACAGGCGGTCAGGAACAACGAGTCGGTGGTTTCGGCAGGAAAAAAAGAGCGGCAACGGAATTTGACGATCTGGACAGCAAAACCAATTTGGGACTCGATCGGATCTGGAGAAATAAGATGAACACAGCAGGAGAAAGAGGAAAATCAGACCAAAAAAATCGATCATAAGACGAGTTGTGTCGCCAGGAGGAAGATCTAACCATAGCACTGATACCATGTTATGAATATGCGACTTAGTATTATCAGGATGCTAAAACCATCATATATACAAGTACATGTGGGAGACCAAAGGCCAAAATATAGAAAGCCAAAAGGCATCATAAATATAACTCTAACATTTATGATTTTGTGCTTGGCAAAACTTCTATAAGTTATTTCTACTACTTCGCCGCAATTGAATCATTTATGTAACACCTATTGTTTGTTCAAGTGCATCATTCATTCAATGAACTGAAAAAATCCTTCCATTTTACTATGCAACATTAGTTAATAGGGCGTGTATTTGAAATTTTGGACAAGTTACGTAGAGAAGGTTTGCTGATGGAGGGGTAGAGAAGGTGAGCAGTTTGTTAGGAAGAATTAATAATGTCTTGAACACATAAATAACTAGCATTATCAAAAGATATTTTTGGCCTCTAAAACATATATATTTACAATTGTCGAAATTGTTACTATAGGACCCTTTGTAAAGTAATCAATGTACACAATTATATCAGCCTAGCGGTCCCTTGCTCCACTGATGAGTTGGCCAGTGTATTTGTCATTTGAACTGCACCACCATTTGCCTCGTCAATTGGTTCTGTAGTaattttgtttgggcttcttgTACGTCTCCGAGCCTTTTCAGCCCAGTTTACAAGGCCTTCAGTCACATTGTCATCAAATATAGTCTTCTTGAAAGAAGTACCCATCTACACAAAACGATGAGACAAAATCAGAATAAAACGATCGATAAGAAATATTTTCTTACCATGTCAATAAAAACCTTTACAACAGTATCTATTTGTGAAAACAAGCTTTGTATTGCTCAAGAGTGGCTACTTATAAGTAAATTTCAAGACAAAAAAGCATTAAATCCCAACAAAACTACAATTTTATCAAGTTTATGAATTGGACTCACATGAGAGACGATAGCGTATAGTGGTAGGGTGCTGTAACCACAAAGGAGTTGGCAAATTACGCTGAAAGAAGGAAAAGTGATGAGTATGTTCTCAAGATTTCTCAACACAATATTGCTATTATTGTGATTTTACCTTATGACAATTCGAGTAATAACATATGCTGGTTTACCCATGATGCATGATTTAAATCCGTATGTCACCTGCAAGGTTGATAAATGCCAGAGTTAGTTCTACTTTTGTTCATTAGATTCCAATTTGGAACTAGCAAATCCTAAACTTATAATCTGTTTGAGTATTATGATACTCTCTAATAGTTCAAGTAAATTTGGTCGAGTACAACTAGATCACTTATTGTTCTTACCAAGAGCCAGAAGAAAAATGCAATTTCAAATGCGTTTTGAAACAGGACGATGTGGATCAACAGAAGGACTAATTTAGGCCTATGGAACCAGAAGAAGTCATCTGAAGGGGCAACTACTAAATCTCCTCGAATAGCCGTATGCTTCTGGGCAACCTCATAAGCCAATTCCGTAATGATGTGCTCCATCTTACTTCCTACCACAAGTAGCATCTGCCAAACACAAATACATAAGTTAATGTCATGACCCTGCTCCTTTTTTTTCGATCATCCGTAGTTTGAAAGATCGTTGTGGAAGTTATATGAAGGCATATAATTATTATTTAGTCCTTAAAACAAGCATACATGCAGCGGAAGTTCCTTTTATGTATTTTTCTATAGATAGTAAATCATGTTTACTTACAATGAATGGAACCAAGGTTATCCAAATGTAGACATACCACCCTACAATGACGATAAACAATAGTGGAGTTATTTTTCGCATAAAAATATTGTCTAGCGAGCACAACCAAAATAAAGTTTTATAAAAAGTGACAATTTAACCAAATAAGAGTTATGTAAGTGGATCAAAACTTATGACCTCTAGTGATACATACCTTGAACATTCAATAGTAGGAATATCATCAGCATGGCCCAAAGGTACCAACTACATAAGCATAACATGGACATTAATTTGCTACTTTTCTCTATTGGTAATTGATATGGACACTGCAAATGATTTAGAAAGAGTAGGTCGCATATTTTGTAATAATAGCATTGAGCATTTACCTGATACCAACAACCTTCTTAAAATCAAACTCCAAAGCTCTGATCATGTAAATATAAAAGTTGAATTTTGGTGTCCCCTTACAATGTTTCTGTGAAAAGGAATGAAGCTTATATATAAGTTTCTTCCACTAACAGTGTATACGGGAAAACATACATTCCTAAAAAAAATACACAAGTGACTTCTATATATCGATGAAAATGTAAGTCTATTACCATGATGAAACCAAGTCTCATTGTTGTATAGTCCTCCTCGGTAACCGATCCATAGAATTGTTTGAAGAAGGAGCGCTAAAGAGAGATGATGAGTTGTCTTATACCCCAATCCCAAGGTAAAGAAGAAATGCAATATGCTTTGATCCTTAAGGCACAAGAAAAAAAACATACCATCCAACCAAATATCCTCGACCGTTTTCTATGACCTTTAAAGTGGTCTTGAATAAATTTGAATTCTCTAACATGCTTGATCATTTGAGGTGCTGCAAGTTAGGAACCAAGATTCGTAAGCAGGAAAAATAACACAACTTTATATTGAATAAAACTTGTGAAGTCATCGTTATCTAAACTAGGAAAGTATTTGCATCAtaccaccaccatcatcttcttggATCTTGGCCTCCCAATGTCGCCAATTCCTCGTCTGGCAACAATTAACATGGTAATTAGAAAACTCACAATAGACTAATTACTCGTCTGGACAACAATTAACAACAAACATCTAGCTAGTTGGATTTTTAGTTAGTACTTACCTGTGCAATTCCTAGAAGAACTGTAATAGCACTGAGAAGGAAATGAGTGACGGCCAACACGAAGATAAATATGTGTAACTGATGAATAGCTTCAGATGAAAGCAATGGAACTTTGCCCTGCATGGCGTCAAATGAATCACTAGATAAGTATAAGGTGGAACGGGtcaaatcaaagaagaagaaaatagcAATATACCAAAATTTTGGATCGACCAGATTTTTGGAAAAGTAGAGTATATATCACAGAAAAAAATCAATCACGTCCGATGCCAATTCAAGTGTACCTTCTTCAGACAGTATTGGTCGGAGGAGGCTCCTCCGGCGAGGAGCCGCCTCGCGCCACCCAGCACGCCGGTGAACACGGCGCCGCCGAGGTGGTCCGTCTTGTGCGGTGGCGGCTTGCAGGGCAGCAGGTGGTGCATGGTGCCCGGGCTGACGCACAGCTTCCCCATGGGGCCCTGGAACACGGTGAGCAGCAGCGAGATGAACCCCAGCAGCATCAGCTCCTCCTTCACCTTGAGGAGGGCCTCGTACAGCGGCTTCTTGCGGCTCCTCATCAGCCTCTGCATGGAAACGCGCGTGCCCAGAAGCTGTTCAGCTGATGGTCGATTGGACAACTTCCTGGTCTCGCTCATGGTGGACGCACGCACGCACGTACCTTGCCTAGGCGGTGGAGCAAGCGCTCGAAGAGCAAAGAGATGATGACTATGACGGAGCAGACCGACGCCACTATCCATGTCGGCGTGAACTCCAGCGGCTTGGCtttccctcctccaccggccatgGCGTCCAGAACTTGGTCAAGAATCAAGGTCACACCGACACCTTGTCGTAAGAATGGAGTGGCAAGCAAGACCTGTTCTTGATCAATTTATAGATAGAGGcagatttacttacatggtcataTTTGACTTGGCACGATCAGAATAATCATATTCCGAGCTGCACACCAGAAAACAAGAAACAACCTGTTACCTTCCAaatactactactattattccactgaCATGTCCCATGTGACCAATTACAATTGTATATATAGAGTGctcttcttttttgtttcttcatcAAATTACAATTTTCGGTCTACCACACTACTACTAACGAACTGGAAACTCGTTAAAAACTAGTCTAGTCTGGGTTGTTTTGTATGATGTTTTTTTAGAAAGGATGCGCTTGCCCGGCCTTAAACTGAGGCCCTTACAAATCCAACACTGCCGCCAAAGTGCAACAAGGTTTAGCGGTACAAAACGGAAAAGGGGATACATGCCAACAGGCCGGTTTCGTATGATGTTCCCAACTGTCTAAACAAATTTGATAGTCTTTGTTGTTGGTTAATTTGTTGCCGAAATTCAGTTTTTGTAGTGTGGCTTTTGGTAACTTTGCTGTCCACAATGAGCCTTTCCGTTGCCACTAAACAAGGAAGAGGTCATATATCCGAAATTTTCAAATTTGCAGTCGTAATTCTAGTTTTTCTTTCTTAAAAATAGTTTTAAAGAAACTCAAGACCTAGCTCAAGTGCTCCCTCTCACTTTCGTcacacaagtactccctccgtcccataatgtaagacgttttttgacactacactagtgtcaaaaaacatcttacattatgggacggagggagtaggtcggAGGTCTTCGAAGTTTCAGCACTAAAAAATGGTGTTGATTATCttcttcttttgttgaccgggtagGGTAGTGGTATTATTTTAGCTTGTCTGAAAGTAAAGGCACCACTGGAATATCTAGATTTTCTGGGGGGAAATTTGCATTTCACTCTGGGTTAAAAATTGCATTTCACAAAAGAAGAAACATTTCAATCTGCGACGCGGCGTCTACGAAATCAAAGTCGCCGCAGGAAGCGGCGGTCAACGTCGGGTGGAAGTCTGAAGCCTGCCTTTGGTTTTCAAATGCACATGCGTCCAGTCCAGTCCTGTGGGCCAGGTGCAGGTCCTGACCTAGCTAGTGCGGTCTATGACTCGGCTGTGATTTAGACAACAAAGCCCCACCAAGATATATTTTAGATGTATGAACACATATGTAAGCGTATAACATTGTGGTCATTATTTGCACGAATATACTACTAATTTGTTCAAGATTACACAAAGTGCAAAATAATTTTCATTAAATATCTATATTTGCTTCAGGGGAAATGTTTAATTTATTAGAACATCTACAGCCAGGCACCCTATATCCATCTCATATGCCCGGGCAGGCCGTCCGGTCACTAACCGGTCACAAAATACCAACCCAGTCAGAgctctcaaacgggcctcaaacgcccgggctgacagGCACCCCTCATATCCGTCCCAAATGTAGGACGGATATGAGGCGGCCCGGGCCTGCCCCGGCGCGTCCGCCACGTCAGCCCGGCCCACTGCTAGCCCACCTCGACCCCACAAAAACTCCCATCCGGCAGAAACCCTAGCTCACTCTGCTCCACTCCGCTCCCCTCCCCGACGCTCCCATTTCCCCAATCCGTCAAATCCCTAGGGCCGGCGAGCATGTCCAGCATCGACAGCCACTCCGATGGCAGCTCCAGAGATGAGGAGGAGCCGGCGCTCTGTATCACGCTCGAGCGCTCGTGGGTCGATACGGGCGGCAGCACCGGGTACGGTGCGACGCCCCCTGTCGCCCGTCGCGACAGCGCCGATGCTGGCGCCAGCCCTTCCCGCCCCGCGCGCGGATCTGCGGAGCCCGCCCGATCTGTTCCTCCCGCCTGacggcctcctccacctccggccactgcTCCGTACGGGCAGCGCTGGGTTCTAGTGACCGCTCAGCCGACGCCGCGGATGCGGACTCCGGAGTCGGAGGCACGAGCTGCCCGTCGCGAGAGGCATAGGGCAAGGGAGATGGCGGGCGGGTCCTACGGGTCTGCGCAGTCCGCCCGTCGCCGCCGGGTGCCCGACAAGGAGGACCGTCTCTTTGAGTGGGCGTGCCGCCAGGCACTGACTGAGGCGGAGACGAAGGCCCGACGGCTCCGGAGGCTCAACGTCAAGCAGCTCTGGCTCGGCAttatacctggccaaacctcgggccgggccgggcctagccaagcccgagccAAAAAACCTGGGCCCGAGCTCAGCCCGGCCATCGGGCCTAGTTTttgggcccaagcccggcccgaacacgtaaaagcccACCGGGCCTCGGGCCTCGGGCCGGGCCCCTTCAGAAAACTGCAAAAACGACGGGCCCAGGCCCGGCCCGGTCAAGCCAtcaggctcaaaatctaggcctgagcccggcccgggagcagcgtcgggccgggctgagtcaggctttttcgggccgggccgggctgcccatggccaggactactcGGCATTGAGCAATCCTAGCGGGAGGCGGCGAAGGCAGTGAGGGAGGCGGCGAGAGTGGCCAAGCTCAAGCGCAAGAAAGACCGAGTCGTCCGGCGCTTGCAAGACTACATCGTCATCTCCGATCCCTCCTCCTCCGATGGGTCCAACGTCTCGTACGAGGACCCACCTCCTGCCACAGACTCCTACAGCCGCGCCGGCGGCCGGAGGGGCAAAGGGCCGGCAAGGAAGTGGTGAAGATCCGTCTTTATTTCAAGTTTTTTGTTGTAGTTTGAACTTGTCCGCCGTATTATGTGTATTATGTGAACTTTGACTATCTTTCAACGACCGGCTGTGATTTTTTAATGAACCGATTGTGTATTTGTATGTCCGCTTATGATCGTCGGCAATTATAGAACGGATGTGCAATTACCAACAAAATGTGTTATGATGTGTGGATATGGCCTATGAAGAAAATTCCAAAAGTTCTCACGCAAGATTTAGTTCCATGTTGCACAGGGAAGAAGGTGGACATCtatgggcctgtttggttccaataagtcacctgacttataagtcaggtgacttaaaaccagtgacttataagtcacgcctgtttggttgtcacctgacttataagtcatctgaccacaccttcccaccttgtttttttatgtaaaggtggtgggacccacgcaaaagggggtgacttataa
This region of Triticum aestivum cultivar Chinese Spring chromosome 2D, IWGSC CS RefSeq v2.1, whole genome shotgun sequence genomic DNA includes:
- the LOC123051375 gene encoding MLO-like protein 1, whose product is MAGGGGKAKPLEFTPTWIVASVCSVIVIISLLFERLLHRLGKRLMRSRKKPLYEALLKVKEELMLLGFISLLLTVFQGPMGKLCVSPGTMHHLLPCKPPPHKTDHLGGAVFTGVLGGARRLLAGGASSDQYCLKKGKVPLLSSEAIHQLHIFIFVLAVTHFLLSAITVLLGIAQTRNWRHWEAKIQEDDGGAPQMIKHVREFKFIQDHFKGHRKRSRIFGWMRSFFKQFYGSVTEEDYTTMRLGFIMKHCKGTPKFNFYIYMIRALEFDFKKVVGISWYLWAMLMIFLLLNVQGWYVYIWITLVPFIMLLVVGSKMEHIITELAYEVAQKHTAIRGDLVVAPSDDFFWFHRPKLVLLLIHIVLFQNAFEIAFFFWLLVTYGFKSCIMGKPAYVITRIVISVICQLLCGYSTLPLYAIVSHMGTSFKKTIFDDNVTEGLVNWAEKARRRTRSPNKITTEPIDEANGGAVQMTNTLANSSVEQGTARLI